The Niallia alba genome includes a window with the following:
- a CDS encoding IS4 family transposase, whose product MDKITRKTSFGQWFSPINLQLFEETVKTLKLDYYTKKLKTDSFLKLLLFAQLQEVESLHELSDCLFDDQLQKGIDLDSISISQLSRRLNGINPDLFQRLFLDLVAQIHAKTHYTKLIMPLKIIDSSTLPLNLTNHKWAKFRKTKAGVKLHLRLVFMEKGSSYPEKAVLTTAKEHDRGQLEIMVDDKECMYVFDRGYLDYERFDRMTDDGYFFLSRLRKNAVIREVYNFKLPENSAVLSDQMVLIGTTQNRAENYFRLLKVMDSKGNELHLITNRFDLSAEEISEMYKSRWAIELFFKWIKQHLSIKKFYGQSEWAIQNQVFIALIVFCLHVLVQLETRSKRKTLQISRYLRAALWKPAHIWLRKIEGKAIP is encoded by the coding sequence ATGGACAAGATTACACGAAAAACTTCATTTGGACAATGGTTTTCACCAATAAATCTTCAACTTTTTGAAGAAACCGTGAAAACGTTGAAATTAGATTACTATACGAAAAAACTAAAAACAGACTCATTTCTAAAATTACTCCTTTTTGCACAGCTACAAGAAGTCGAAAGTTTGCATGAGCTAAGCGATTGTCTTTTCGACGACCAACTACAAAAAGGCATTGATCTTGATTCAATCAGTATTTCTCAGCTCTCACGCCGATTAAACGGTATAAATCCAGATTTATTTCAAAGGCTTTTCCTTGATTTAGTCGCACAAATTCATGCAAAAACACATTATACAAAGCTTATTATGCCGTTAAAAATCATTGATTCAAGCACATTGCCACTTAATTTGACCAATCATAAATGGGCAAAGTTCCGCAAAACAAAAGCGGGTGTCAAGTTGCATTTGAGACTTGTGTTTATGGAAAAAGGGAGTTCCTATCCTGAAAAGGCTGTTTTAACAACGGCAAAAGAACATGATCGTGGTCAGCTTGAAATCATGGTTGATGATAAAGAATGCATGTATGTGTTTGACCGTGGCTACCTAGATTACGAGCGCTTTGACCGAATGACAGATGATGGTTACTTTTTTCTTTCAAGGCTACGGAAAAACGCAGTCATACGGGAAGTTTATAATTTTAAACTACCCGAGAATTCAGCTGTTTTGTCAGATCAAATGGTGTTGATTGGTACGACTCAAAACCGTGCTGAAAATTACTTTCGTCTTCTAAAAGTGATGGATTCAAAAGGAAATGAACTGCATTTAATTACCAATCGTTTTGATTTGAGTGCCGAAGAAATTTCAGAGATGTACAAATCACGGTGGGCAATTGAGTTGTTCTTTAAATGGATCAAACAGCATCTCAGCATCAAAAAGTTCTACGGTCAAAGTGAATGGGCGATTCAAAACCAAGTGTTTATCGCACTGATTGTTTTTTGCCTACATGTTCTCGTACAACTTGAAACAAGAAGTAAGCGAAAAACCTTACAAATTAGCCGTTATTTAAGGGCTGCATTGTGGAAACCAGCCCATATCTGGCTTCGAAAGATTGAAGGGAAAGCCATCCCTTAA